In one Hominilimicola fabiformis genomic region, the following are encoded:
- a CDS encoding ParB N-terminal domain-containing protein — MQIKKDYTKMIEQFEKMEKEKQAAIPTISFDNNKIVHLPVDLLKPFPNHPFELYSGERFEDLADSIKACGMITPLLIRMLDDNTYQILAGHNRNNAAKAIGLETVPCIVLTDLTDDDALMIMLDSNTNQRSISEMSISQQAHIYALDVAVNKRQGKRSDLIKNIEQNLKIFSNGADLETCTPVGNKLKTVEIVGDKYGVSKNTIARLIRIDTLLPQLKKFIDNKQIPVRAGVEMSYLSSFEQELIAKIIDEYSYHLDEHKAQQLRELSKAHKLDRINAVEVFEGRYGKSVTQKLKSFTIKPKFLSKYYPPTVSQDVIASDVEASMDVWQEIKTFYPDKSVYDIKNNIINLLNNQK, encoded by the coding sequence ATGCAAATAAAAAAAGATTATACAAAAATGATTGAACAATTTGAAAAAATGGAAAAAGAAAAACAAGCGGCTATACCAACAATCAGCTTTGATAATAACAAGATTGTCCATTTGCCTGTTGATTTACTAAAACCGTTTCCAAATCACCCTTTTGAGCTTTATAGCGGTGAAAGATTTGAAGATTTAGCAGACAGTATTAAAGCTTGCGGAATGATTACACCATTGCTCATTAGAATGCTTGATGATAATACATATCAAATTTTAGCAGGTCATAACCGTAATAACGCCGCTAAAGCAATAGGGCTTGAAACAGTGCCTTGCATTGTATTAACCGATTTAACTGATGATGACGCATTGATGATAATGCTTGATAGTAATACTAATCAACGTAGCATTTCTGAAATGTCAATATCTCAACAGGCTCATATATACGCACTTGATGTAGCCGTAAACAAGCGACAAGGTAAGCGTTCGGATTTGATAAAAAACATAGAACAAAATCTTAAAATATTCAGTAATGGTGCGGATTTAGAAACTTGTACCCCAGTGGGGAACAAGTTAAAAACGGTCGAAATAGTTGGAGATAAATATGGGGTATCAAAGAATACTATTGCAAGACTAATCCGCATTGATACACTGTTACCGCAATTAAAAAAATTTATTGACAATAAACAAATTCCGGTGCGTGCCGGAGTTGAAATGTCTTACTTATCTTCCTTTGAACAAGAGCTTATTGCTAAAATCATAGATGAATACAGCTATCATCTTGACGAACATAAAGCCCAACAGCTTAGAGAACTCTCAAAAGCCCATAAACTTGACAGAATTAACGCAGTTGAAGTTTTTGAGGGGAGATATGGAAAGTCAGTGACACAAAAGCTAAAGTCATTTACAATAAAGCCTAAATTTCTGTCAAAATATTATCCGCCGACTGTTTCTCAAGATGTAATTGCTTCAGATGTTGAGGCAAGTATGGACGTATGGCAAGAAATAAAGACTTTTTATCCCGATAAGTCTGTTTATGATATTAAAAATAATATAATAAATTTGCTAAATAATCAAAAATAG
- a CDS encoding MobC family plasmid mobilization relaxosome protein: protein MGKYPAFLKMRVAQEDLEIIEEKAALLKITKSEFVRRAIRNSHVYILPSKEIKEFTSELRHIGVNVNQIAILCNMGKLECVNLEETKEAITKAWKELYKLREAIRNKNNRGGLSFEKRI from the coding sequence GTGGGAAAATATCCGGCATTTTTGAAAATGAGAGTAGCACAGGAGGACCTCGAGATAATAGAGGAAAAGGCGGCACTATTAAAGATTACAAAAAGTGAATTTGTAAGACGTGCAATACGAAATTCACACGTTTATATATTGCCGAGTAAAGAAATCAAAGAATTTACATCTGAACTTAGACACATCGGTGTAAATGTTAATCAAATTGCTATACTTTGCAATATGGGTAAGCTTGAGTGTGTAAATCTTGAAGAAACAAAAGAGGCTATTACAAAGGCTTGGAAAGAACTATACAAGTTAAGAGAGGCAATAAGGAATAAGAATAATCGAGGTGGATTGAGTTTTGAAAAACGCATTTAG